The sequence atttCAGTTTCTGCAAAATAATCTGTTCTCAAACTAACCCATATTAAATCAAGCAATAAATAAGCAGAAAACTTCCAAATACTAAACACTTTTATGTCATTCATTTTgcttaagggtctgtttggttggaggagtgaaaaagtgggaggatagaaaaaaaaattttaatttccttttttttttttttgttcggttgggagtggaaaaagtgagtttgtataaatttacgcATATaatcttgttaaaaaaattatgcccaaataaaagcaaaaaagtaataaacaaccaaaaaaaatcaatcacctaaatttattaaaaaataaaaatcatgtctagaaaaaaaaatcacatctaaacccaaaaaactaaacacaaaagaaaaagaaaaaaagaggagaagaagaagaataatatGAGCACTAGACAAGCCTACCCagtaaaaagaaaaggtagAAGAAGTAATGTCTAGAAGctggaagaggaaaaaaaaaaaagtagaataaGCAACATCCAAtaggaggaagaaaaaaaaaagtgtgaagaaGAGCAACGTAGACAAGCCCATGTGCAGTTGTACGTGGCCATTTTTGTCCAAAAATGATGTCCAATTTCTCCCttaagttttctctccattttggggagaaaactTTTTTAGTGGACCCGGGAAGAAAACACATGGATtctactatttatttttcttctttcccacTCAACCAAATACActacaaaaaagttttcttttctattttctctctaaagTTTTTCATCCATTCTATTTtgcctccaaacaaacacatccTAAGGGAGAAAAGATAAAGAAGATTTGTTGagataaaaaatcaaatgacaCGTTGAAGTTGCCATGATGAATgactagacatggcaaaacgaaacaaaattttttgaccCGACTAGACCCGAAAAATACCCGACTCGAACACGATTTTTTTGACCCGAAGCAAAAATGGGTTGACCTACAACTCGACCCGAACTCGAACCattttttaacactttttttttggtaaaaaaattagtaaaattaagacaatattggtttaattatttgttgtgagttttaaggaaacaattgatatatttacataactgcatgcaaattaattgaaagataaatggttgagcattctgtaatgagtaaagatttttaaatatcaaataacaaagtacatgccaagataatctggttacagtagagttaaaaacataaattaaaattgtagacatgtaTGAGAAACATTCATTCACAAGTGtaaaaatagtgaagccaaagtattaaattagcataaattataaatgcttagatctattttttaacaatttatgtccaaaataaatggtttttcaaaataaattatgatattttctaaagtatgtgttgcttaacaatgatataatatttataacaaCAAATGTCATTGTAATAGtgttattgcaatgacaaaaaaGTTGAGGCAAGCCATTGTAATAAACTCGGAGGCAATAGGTTTATGCAACACTAGATTTTCGTTGCAATGATTTATATATTGCAACGATTTACTTTGAAAATATCGTTACaataggtttttttatttattaaaaaaagcaaTAGGTTTATGCAATACTAGATTTTCATTGCAATAAATTCAATATATTACAACGACTTACTTTGAAAATCTCGTTGAAataggttatttttttatttatttttaaaaaaatttaaaaaataaatatatgatatttttaaaaattaatttttttcattaacctGTTTTGCAATTCAAAAACCATATCTAGGTACTATACTAACAAATTAAAGatatgcataaaagatgaaaaatttgaaatgCTTCATTTCAATACATATgtcaaaaaacacaaatatatacacaaCTTGTTGAATTTACATTCAAACAAATAGTTTcaaaaagtaagcaaaaatcaatacaacaaaaaagttttcctttctcttttctctccaaagttttccatctattctatttcacctccaaacaaacatatCATAAGGGGGGAAAAGATGGAGATGATTtgttgagataaaaaaaaaaacaaatgacaCATTTAAGTTGTCATGATGAATAACCAATGCATTAGTGTCAACCGCCTTAAGCCTATTGTAGGTTACATATTCTTCTTTAGTCTTATCTCCTTAGAAACCCTCTCTGCAGTATTGGGTAGTAGCTTTGCCTTTAAGCAACCTTTTAGCCTCTTGGAATGGATTCTGTCCAGAGTTTCATTTTCTTACACTACAAGCGACGTCTAAGATGTGCCATATGATCAGCATACCGATTCAATTCTCTAAAACAGTGAACAACATCAAGTTTGAGTCCACTATCCCTTACAATGACCTTAATATCCTCGTTGCAATATgttattcttttattaaaaaaaagcaatagGTTTATGCAACACTAGATTTTCGTTACAATAAATTCCATATATTGCAACgatttactttgaaaatctcgttgcaataggttatttttttattaaaattttttaaataataattttttcattaaccTGTTTTGCAATTCAAAAACCATATATAGGTACTATACTAACAAATTAAAGatatgcataaaagatgaaaaatttgaaatacttCATTTCAATACGTATgtcaaaaaacacaaatatatacacaaCTTGTTGAATTTACATTCAAACAAATAGTTTcaaaaagtaagcaaaaatcaatacaacaaaaaacttttccttcccattttctctccaaagttttccatctattctatttcacctccaaacaaataCATCCTAAGGGGTAAAAGATAAAGAAGATTTGTTGagataaaaaaaaccaaatgacACATTTAAGTTGCCATGATGAATGACTAATGCATTAATGTCAACCACCTTAAGCCTGTTGTAGGTTACATGTTCTTCTTTAGTCTCATCTCCTTAGAAACCCTCTCTGCAGTATTGGGTAGTAGCTCCACCTCTAAGCAACGCTTTAACCTCTTGGAATGGATTCTGTCtagagttttattttcttacacTACAAGCGACATCCAAGATGTACCATATGGTCAGCACACTGATTCAATTTTCTAAAGCGGTGAACAACATCAAGTTTGAGTCCACTATCCTTTACAATGACCTTAATATTCTTGTTGCAataggttatttttttattaaaaaaaacaataggtTTATGCAAACTAAATCTTCATTGCAATAAATTCCATATATTGCAACgatttactttgaaaatctcgttgcgatagattttttttttattaaaaatttgtgtaGGACGCGCATGTAACTGTGTCCAGGCTAAACCCTGCGTCCTAATCGCCTCCAATGATTTTAAATATGGATGAGTCAGTTGCATATGTAGGAGTTTCTAGACGTTTTGTGCAATTTGCTAGGAAAGGTGATTGATTGTATCACTTGTATAGTTTACTTACTtgggtgtatttttttttttatgttaataaaTCTTCATTAATTATCAAAGAAATATGTGTGCGTGTTTACACCTATTCAGATGCAAGAGTAATGTATAGTATAGTATGGTATACTTCAAGTATAGAATAGTATACTTTTTGTACTATACTATACTATAGTATAGTACACAAGGAGTATACTATACAAGTGTATGCAAAAAAAAGGTCGTTAGTAGGAATGAAGTCAGGATTTTGATTAAGGGTGGCTAACGCTAGAgtttaaacaaaaatgaaaatccacttttatatttcattatgtaattaattattcaattaaactAAAAGATAAGACTCACTATTTAGACATTGCTCAGCTTGTCCAGAACCTCTTGCATATACTACTGACCCATCCACATTTAAAATCACTAGATGATTTCCAAAGTCGAAGAGTAAGTGATTGGTTTGTTGGGTAATTGTTGGGATCGTAAAGATTCCATTGATTTTGTGATGAACAAGCGCATAATCCCTGATATACTAAATTCTCAGTTCGAGGATATTAAGGCCATTGTAAAGGATAGTAGACTCAAATTGTTCACCATTTTAGAGAATTGAATCGGTGTGCTGACCATATGTCATGCCTTGGACATCGCTTGCAGTGTAAGTAAATGAAACTCTGTTCTACGTTGTAAAAATACCTAGACACAAGGCTAATATTGTGGGATATAACTCCTTAGCCTTAGGAGGCATGACGAAACCTGCACAAAATAagtaatttgttattattaggaTATTTCTTGTTAGGCAGCATGAATATGAATGTATAAAGTGTATAAAGCACAGAAAACACATAGAAAAATCCAAACGAAAACTACACACcccaaatacaaacaaaaatagaaagagtTGAGGAAAATAAATCTAGATAATTTTATTGAGGGATATACTAATCACTTGAGGAAACCTTGCAATGTGGATGTAGTGCAAATAAATCTCGCAAATATTTATTAGGAATGTAAAATTCAATAGTTTAAACATGATGGACTAATCCAGCCTCATAGATAGTgagaaaaatataacaaatcaCAGTGTGCATTATCATTCCAGTCAATCAATCAATGTTCCTTAATAGGCATCTCTGGAACATCAAACCTAAACAAGAATTTATCTATTCCTGGAATTTAACGGAGAgacaaaaacttttatttatttatgtaagtctaatggaaaaaggaaaactttttttttttttttgggaaagaaGACCGACCAAGTTTTTTCCTATCAACTAGGAAAATTAGCAAGTACAAAACTAGCAATGTCTGAAGACTAATAAAGGAGAAGAAAACTTTGCTCTCCTAGCTAAAGCATGAGCAACAACATTACCCTAATGGAGAAAGGAAAACTTAAACCAACCAAATCAATTCCATAATTGATTACTGTCTCAATGCACCATTAGAGCAATACATCAACACAAGACAAATGTACTACATCAATTTTCTAGTTTCAATAAATTAGAAgacaaattatatatggatCAAACACATTTTGCAGTGTGGCGTGGCAAGCCTACTAGTAGAATGTGAGGAATatacctttaaattttttttttttaaatcaagagTATTATACTTGTTTCCTAAGTTCAGAAATAGAAAAACCCCAATCACATTATAGTTGCCCACATTCTCTCAGCTCCCAAACAAATTATTAAcatataattgaaatttaaagataaaaactaaataaattatgtttatatAGTTAATCAGAAACCTTACCGAACGCAATAAGTGTatatgttatgatcctagtgcCCCACATGAATTAAGTATAAGTTAAACTATGTATTTATAAGTTCTTGGACACTCTCACCTTCCAAGAATGAGTTTTACTCATGGGTTTCTAACTACTATATTACTCTACCTTAGAACTATATTTAAGATTATACTGAAAtataatttaacttttttttgggaataaGTGACAGTTGAGGTAAAAAACTTTTGGCATACTTTAAGATTCTCATAACATAAATAACACAAACTTTTTATCCTACCAGACCAACGTGTGGAGCACTAAGGTCAATTAAtcttttaaagaaattataaatgTGACAATGTTGTGCCACTTAATTCACTTAgctttttaatgaaaaaaaaattaattacaattccttatatattatatattaggtttcttaattaaatttaaactctTAGTTGTAGTGATTAATGAactacaaataatattatctgtAAATACAATatagatttgaatttaattagcaAACCTAATATACAACTACATCTACAAATTACTTCATGAGATAACAAAGTGGACTTCTTTCACATTTCCAAATGtagttttttagaaaaaacaGCTTTTAAAACCTTACCGAAcgcatatattatttttttggtttcaaaaaatgCTTTTTGTCAAAAGAAAGTGCAAACAAACGGGCACATAGagtttatgaaaaaataattttttttgcaaaattttattattgtaaaCTTCAAATATTTAATGAATTTCTCACATCTTTCAACTAGCTGTCCTAAAAAATCACCCTAAGTTATCAAGCACCAATATATGAATTACAGGCCCATTGGCATACAGACCCAAATTCTTGAAAACAAAAGTTCATTATAGGTAACTGGCCTGTAATGATGTCTACGTTGGATAGCACAAGTATTTGATCCAACATCCAAATTCGAACCGTCCCATTTGGCATTTATTTGGTTACCTggaagatttgaaaaaaaagttagcttattttacattttagctTATTCCCGCTGTGGATCACATTACACTATTAAAAGGGTTTTATTGTTTCAAAAGTCAACctttagctcttttttttttatatatttttaataaaaaattttcaatttcaactaaataaactgttctcaaaataaaaactcactccaatctttttaaaattttttgtttattttaatataaaaatttttttttattattttacaccGGCACTTTTAATAAATCcatatatcaaattatctattttaccctcttttttatttaaataatatttgtatttcttttattattattattattattatctcatgTATTTGTCTCTCTTCTCAACACACCCTCGCACTCTGTTTGTAGTTTGTACTCCACGTCTCTCCTCCCTCCTCAACTCTTTGCTGCCTCTCCAGTCTCCTCCCTAactctctgcctctctcatATCCCAAACCCAGACACAAACACACGGAGGCAAGGTGATATCAGCAGCAGCAACATCGGCTCAACAACACAGGTCGTCTGCTCGAGGCCATCTATAATCTATAGAATCAATCAAAGCTCAACAAGGTACAACTTTTAACTCTGTATTAGCTTGTTTCTACCTGGGTAGTTCTTACATTTCCTTCATTgcttaaaattatttgaaatttatagtTGAAATGACGCTTTAAGGCCATTTTAGAGCTCGCCTTCTAAATGTTTGACATAATGCCTCACTGAGCTATGATTTAAAAGCACAGAATATATTTTTACccaaaactaatataaaaaaattgtttctttccAGTGGTTCGTATTATTAAACCATGCTTGTAGACATGGGATATAAGTGGGTTTTCCAAATGTTTGATGTTTATGTGTGTATGAATAAGTAGAGGAATCAATAACAAGAAACATTTTGAAGttgttattttatatgtaattgAGTATAAGATGGCCCTTTAGTTGTACTCTCATCTGGGTTAGTGTCAGTTTTTCTGTTTCCCTGGTGaaagatttcaaaatttgaagtttgGGCATGTTTGTTGTTATGTGATTTAAAGGCTTTGGATTGCATCAGGGAAGTGCTAGATGGCATTGAGGCGGTTCCTTGGGTTTTCTGATGGTGAGTTGATGAGGTCGGATTCAAAACCTTGTTCCAGACTAATGAGGCAGACGGCTGGAATTTTTACCGTTGGAGGAGGATTAGGATTTTGGATTCTTTGTAGATTGCACTATGGTATGTCTTATGTTTTCCATTGCTTTtgttatttatgttttgtttgtcTCTGGTAAATGACTAATTAGTATGATCCTTAATTTTACCTTGGAGGAAGATGTGAGTGGTATTATATTTGTTGTATTTTATGCTAATATTGctctttctcaaattttgatgTCTTCTCTaagtttgatattttgaaaagtgATTGGTCTTCAATCGGCAATCTACATGCTAAAGTTTGGTATTGATTCTCTATCCTTTCCAGGGAAATTTGACCATTAGGACCCAGCTATTTATTTTCATTGTCACAAGTatttgtttatactttataaaaTTCAAAGGCTGTTTGATGCTGAATACTTCATGGTATAAGAAATATCAAATTGTGTGAATGTGTTATCTTGTTTATGGGGATGTTTCTAACTAAAGGACTGTTTATGATTGCATCATAAGGCAATGAATCTGAACTACTGTTTTTATTTCTTGCCATCTAACATGATTGATCTAGTAATAACTACAATAAATTTCAAGATCAAATGCAGGCACTTGAAAGGGATCTTATGCTTTCAGTTCTTCCATCTCCCACTTGTGACTGTATTTTACTTATTTACTATATCTGTGGTAACAAGAAATACGATTCCTCTGCTCATGCAGGTCCAAGAATTACAGTGCCTAGGAGCCTTCGGTGGGCAGCTTGTGGAGCAGTATCTGTTAGCTCTACGACTGCTTTACTGGTTCGCTTATTTAGTCCTGAATGTGAACCACAGAACATAGCTGCTTATGACAAGGGAAGTTAGTTTTAAGTACtagtttggtttggtttttgtttcTCTGTCTGTAGGTTTGAAGCTTGTCTTGGATCTATAATCTCATCAATAATGCAAGACTAATGTTATTACTCATTCCTAACATGGACTACCATGATCTAAACTTGTGGCATGCTAACTCACTGTCATCTACATGACGAACAGGAATCTGAAATGTTGGTCTCGCAAGAGAAAAAAAGTTGTCTTTAATTTAGTGTAAGCATACAATTTCTTTATGCATATTTTTTGTTGGCAACCATCACTAAAAATTAATAGAACAAAGTTTTCCTCCAAATTGAGTTGGATGAATCTCTTCCAACACTATGTGATGGTTTGTAAGACTATCTAAGttcattaaatcatttaaataagTCACTTGACTAATTAAATCATGTGACTAAAAAGTACAGGTAGATGGTCAAATGGCCACGTAGTCttcaacaaaattaaacttgtaatttatatacTTGAAATTCTAACAAAGGTTTGTGAGAAGTTTGAACCACCATGTAATTTGTCCACCGTGTGGGTGGCgatatttgtttcttttagcTAAAACCCTTACCCTGTATGCTATTTATTCGTTTATAATGGGCTTAACGGATGAAATGGGCTTTGTAACACAAGTTTGGCATGTTAACATATTAGAACTTGCTATAGCCCAATGGACAAAGAATATTGCTTCCTTGTCTATTTGAAAACTGTGAATCCCAATTCTTGCCCAATCTAAGACTTAgaaatttttccttaaaagataaaaatcattTGAGCTATAATCAGGGCCCTCAACGTCACCATCCAAAATTTCGTTCATGAATTAATAGCTGGGGCCAAGGAGCAACCTAGACGCAACCTATTGCCTATCCACTTTGTCATGTGGATCTTCACAAATGCCAAATGATATTTGCCAAAGACGAATGTGACTAGTACAATGGGAAAAATTAGATTAGCTTAGCTTTATGTCATTGTAATGTCAGCTGCATAATGCAAGCCAAAATTAAAGCCGATGAGGTCGACATCAAAAAAGGCCCAACAAAAAGAAACACACACAGTCCATTATTAAGTTTCAACTTAAAATAATGGATATGGTTGCCTTGTATTATGTTTGATTAGGCTGCCACATATTTTCTAATCTCTTCCTTGAAACCAAAGGTAAATATTGATTAGGCTGAATAGAGGTTTATTAGTGGAGTAAAGTATAAACCTCTTTTAAGCAAatttaaaaaggtaaaaaaaatgtcatcatGAGAATATGAATTCTTGTAGTATGAAATGAACATCATCCTGTGTTATTTATAAAGGATGATTTGAGTGTCAACTGTCAAACACTATCcatcacaatttatttttattataataacatATTCCCCACAATACACATAATTGACCCGTTAAAGAAGCCATTATAGTTGTGCATATCGCATTAGATTTTAGAttcattttgtttattgttCTGAAGCCACTAAacaaagcatgaaaaaaaaaacagtgcaTCCCTATGATTCATCTCTATAAAAGGCAAGTTTAgctttcattaattttgttaataaactTTCTTGGAGTGACAATACAAAACACCATCACCAATTCATTATGTACATAAACAAAACACATTTCTAACTCGTTAATCCGTTCAAACCCacagaaaataaacaaataattgagatcttttgacccaaaaaaaaatggacaaacATAAAAACAAGTCATAATCCAACTTGGAGAACACAATGAACCAATGATTTTACACAAAACAacacttccaagttccaactcaGTGAAACAAACGtgtctataataataataaatcaagcAATTTGTAATCATTTAACACAAACGTGTCTAGGTACATATCATGAGAGAAATAGAAGTGGCAACAAGTATGAGAGGAAAGATGCATAAGATAatatagcaaaaaataaaaggatataagattttttttcttaataaattaataGTTGCAATAAAGTAAAGGTgatttagggcccgtttggtagagtagtttgagtaaaattgtttaagtgtttttgctatacgtgtgagtgaaaagtatgtgtaatgttgtttaaaatgtgaaaacaaGTTATAATCCAACTTGGAGAACACAATGAACCAATGATTTTACACAAAACAacacttccaagttccaactcaTTGAAACAATGtgtctataataataataaatcaagcAATTTGTAATCATTTAACGCAAACGTGTCTAGGTACATATCATGGGAGAAATAAAAGTGGCAACAAGTATGAGAAAAAATATGCATAAGAtaatttagcaaaaaataaaaggatataagattttttttcttaataaattaataGTTGCAATAGAGTAAGGGtgatttagggtccgtttgatAAAGGAGTTTGAGTAaagttgtttaagtgtttttgcTATACGtataagtgaaaaagtgtgtgatgttgtttaaaatgtaaaaatgtgtgtTAGAACTAAACTACCAAAGAGGgccttaaattctgaaattttctattaaaaata comes from Castanea sativa cultivar Marrone di Chiusa Pesio chromosome 3, ASM4071231v1 and encodes:
- the LOC142627524 gene encoding uncharacterized protein LOC142627524; the encoded protein is MALRRFLGFSDGELMRSDSKPCSRLMRQTAGIFTVGGGLGFWILCRLHYGPRITVPRSLRWAACGAVSVSSTTALLVRLFSPECEPQNIAAYDKGS